The sequence GACGACAAATCGCGGTACCACCTTGTTTGCAATGAAGTCGCTTGACATACATTCATTACCTCTTAAACTCTATAACGCAGAGTCGCGTTGATATTTCTATCAAAAATTAAATTAAAGGGAGCAATTACGTTTTTGCGTTATTCTTCTTTCAGCAATAAAGAACTTTCTGTAAACACTCTAAAACGAATCATATCCTTTAGTTTCCCTACAAATTATAAGGAAAGATCGAAAAAAAGTCAATGCTTTCAGTTAACTTTCAATTTTAATGACTTTTCTATAGAGATACTCTTTGGGGCTTAATTTTTTATCTGCTGATATCATATGATTTGAACAGAAGTAGGTTGATAGTGGCAGCATCTTTTCAATTACTGTCTCTTTTTCTGCTAATTGATTGATCAACTTGCTTTTCGCCGAATCATTAGTCAATTCAAAATGATTTTGCTGTGTATCAATCACTAGCCCAAACATATTCGCGCCGTCCATTTTGCTTTTAATTTGACGTCCCGATTGATTATCTTGAATCAACAATTCGTTTCCCCAGCGAAATAAACGCCGAGTTCCCCCGCCTACAGCAAACTCCCACTGATCTTCAGACAACAAATCAAATCCTTGCCTTTTAACTGCATGTTTTAATTCTTCATGCGTAAAATGATTATGGCTATATACAAAATAGTAATCTGATTCAGGTAAAAATTCTAAATAACATTCATTTTCCACTAATAACGATTTTGGAAAAGTCCACGCAAAACTTTGTTCAGCGGATAATTTAGGAAAGAGCTGTTCACAGATGATCTCTTCATATTGGGAAAATTGTTCTACTTCTCCTTCGAATGTTCCAGTTATCGTATCGAATATTCCTAAAAACTCAGTTCCCGCAGGTAATGCATATTTTTGAACGAACATTGCAGGAATTGCTACTTTTCTTAAATCCGTCGTATGGTCGTTTATGTATCCAGAAATTCCTTCTAATGAAGTTAAATCATATTGACTCTCTTCTTCTAGCCATTTAGATACAGGTAAAATGGTTTCATTTGTTAAGGTTGTTTTGAATGTATTCTTCTCCAAATCTGCTACATCAAATCCTAATAGTTCATGTGAACGTAATCCTTCTGTCCCTAAATCCCAACCCAAGATTGCTTCGCTATTTCCTGGAATAAACACAAATAATTCGCCATCAAACTCCAATTCAAACGTACGACACTTGATTCCATAAAGTTCAAAATTCACTAAGTGAATCGTACCGACTTCAACAGTCGGCGGAACAAAATACATCAGCAATTGATGCACAAGCTCTTCCTTTTCTGGATCTTTCAACTTCTTCCAATTTGCCCATTCAACTTGTTCAAATAGGTCCACAACATAGCCTCCTCGTGTGTTTCAAACATATCTGTTATCATTAAGTATACCATTGAATGATTCATTCATTAAGAAAATTATCTGGAGGTTCAAAATGCACATACATTTTGGAAATGAACGTTGGAATCAAGCTGCAGCATTTGCTTTACGTTATGATGTTTTTGTTATAGAACAAGGTATTTCATTGCAAGACGAATTTGATGAATTGGATACTTTAACTCGCGATTACTTTGTAGTGTATGAAGGAACACTTGCTGTTGCAACTATTCGCTATCAAAAGAAAGATCATATTACGATTCAACCCGATCGCTTCTGTGTTCGAAAGAATTATCGTGGTAAAGGTATCGGGAAAAACTTACTTTTACACTTAGAAGATAAAGCATTGAAAGATGGGTATAAATTTAGTCTTTTATCCGCAGAAAAAACGGCTCTATCTTTTTACAAATCCTTAAAATACTCTATAAACTCTGAAGAATACTTAGAAGATGGCATTATTTGCGTAGAAATGATCAAAAAATTAAGCAGCTAAGATGAATTTTTTCATCTTGCTGCTTCATTTTATTTATAACTATTCTTTTTAGACTTCTTCGCTGTTCGAGTTTGTTGACGACGTTCAACTTTACGTTTTTGCTTGTTACTAGCTGAAATTGCCCACTCGATTTTTTTCTTATAACCTGGCTTGATTTTTTTCTTTTTCTTTTTCACCAAACCAATCAATGTCGGATCTTCCAACGCATCTTTTGTTTTTTCACGTTTAGTCCGACGATTACGATCGTAAGTATCGATCAACTCACCGTTTTTGATTTCTTTTGGTTGAAACTTAATACCTAGCTGTTCAACTTCAGAAATTGCTTCTTCATCAGCTGGCGAATACAACGTGATCGCTGTTCCATCTAGACCATTTCTTCCAGTTCTTCCCACACGATGAATGAAGAAATCCAAATCACTTGGCACTTCTGCATTGATAACATGAGAAACACCTTCAATGTCGATTCCTCGTGCAGCTAAGTCCGTTGCAACCACATATTGAAATTCAAGATCTTGCACTTGGCGCATCACACGTTTGCGTTCTCTAGGAGAAATATCCCCATGGATTTTGGCGACTTTC is a genomic window of Enterococcus haemoperoxidus ATCC BAA-382 containing:
- a CDS encoding DUF7278 family profilin-like fold-containing protein → MDLFEQVEWANWKKLKDPEKEELVHQLLMYFVPPTVEVGTIHLVNFELYGIKCRTFELEFDGELFVFIPGNSEAILGWDLGTEGLRSHELLGFDVADLEKNTFKTTLTNETILPVSKWLEEESQYDLTSLEGISGYINDHTTDLRKVAIPAMFVQKYALPAGTEFLGIFDTITGTFEGEVEQFSQYEEIICEQLFPKLSAEQSFAWTFPKSLLVENECYLEFLPESDYYFVYSHNHFTHEELKHAVKRQGFDLLSEDQWEFAVGGGTRRLFRWGNELLIQDNQSGRQIKSKMDGANMFGLVIDTQQNHFELTNDSAKSKLINQLAEKETVIEKMLPLSTYFCSNHMISADKKLSPKEYLYRKVIKIES
- a CDS encoding GNAT family N-acetyltransferase, which translates into the protein MHIHFGNERWNQAAAFALRYDVFVIEQGISLQDEFDELDTLTRDYFVVYEGTLAVATIRYQKKDHITIQPDRFCVRKNYRGKGIGKNLLLHLEDKALKDGYKFSLLSAEKTALSFYKSLKYSINSEEYLEDGIICVEMIKKLSS